A section of the Alkalihalobacillus sp. LMS39 genome encodes:
- a CDS encoding YafY family protein — MDKIERLISIIMILLKKEVVSASEFSQLFNVSKRTILRDMETLSISNIPIYSVNGVKGGYRIMDEYKVDKRLLSSSDLENIITALSGLEQILLTEEVERTIKKIEAMVSPLSLNRSIQMSFYDWEGRSEILETLKACQESILKKRVVSFEYTDKDGAVTSRTVEPYELHFSESSWYLKGFCLHRQGYRTFKLSRIDQIAMEERAFHPREDWSEQEHGGGYLPQLVTIKACISPNIRDQIVERYGRRSIEDHSSGSLLATISVPQNHVGFQFLASFGTHLKVVEPKTYVEDFRNYLYQMMENYS; from the coding sequence ATGGACAAAATAGAGAGACTCATTTCGATTATCATGATATTGCTGAAAAAAGAGGTTGTTTCTGCAAGCGAATTCTCACAACTATTTAATGTTTCCAAGAGGACAATCCTTCGCGACATGGAAACATTGAGCATATCGAACATCCCGATTTACTCTGTCAATGGGGTCAAAGGCGGCTATCGCATTATGGATGAATACAAAGTTGATAAACGTCTTTTAAGTAGCTCTGATTTAGAGAATATAATAACTGCGCTCAGCGGATTGGAACAAATCCTGCTTACAGAAGAAGTTGAAAGAACGATAAAAAAAATAGAGGCAATGGTCAGTCCATTGTCGTTGAATCGTTCCATTCAAATGTCGTTTTATGATTGGGAAGGGCGGTCGGAGATTCTTGAAACCTTAAAGGCATGTCAAGAATCCATCTTAAAGAAAAGGGTCGTCTCGTTTGAATATACAGATAAAGACGGGGCTGTCACGAGTAGGACGGTTGAGCCCTATGAGCTGCATTTTAGCGAATCGAGTTGGTACTTGAAAGGGTTCTGTTTACATCGACAAGGATATCGTACATTCAAATTATCTCGGATCGATCAGATTGCTATGGAAGAACGTGCGTTTCATCCTAGAGAAGATTGGTCAGAGCAAGAGCACGGAGGAGGTTATCTACCGCAACTCGTCACGATTAAGGCATGTATATCGCCTAACATAAGAGATCAAATCGTCGAAAGATATGGTCGAAGAAGTATTGAAGACCATAGTTCTGGCTCTTTATTAGCAACCATTTCTGTCCCTCAAAACCATGTAGGATTTCAATTTTTAGCAAGCTTCGGCACTCATCTTAAAGTGGT